From the Prunus dulcis chromosome 4, ALMONDv2, whole genome shotgun sequence genome, one window contains:
- the LOC117625937 gene encoding protein ULTRAPETALA 2-like — protein sequence MFRDEDIKQLENIHELVQGPNYVEVICGCTSKKYGDQVGKLKISSTGQFQINCECSAPSTCEEVGVLEEIGKLTPEEFEKHSREKEGGPRKWKSNIWVTIKGKKVPLWKSGLMRYYKHASNEGKLGSSSRRRGTFHRDEFLLCSKCKKERRFRLRTKQECKAFHYASMIKKWKCSDHPYDKIKCGDEEERASRKSCRGCPRTSTCKGCTCCVCLGCLRCRYLDCNCRICVDFMQNAQP from the exons ATGTTCAGAGATGAAGATATTAAGCAACTGGAGAACATACATGAGCTCGTGCAAGGGCCAAATTACGTTGAAGTGATTTGTGGTTGCACAAGCAAGAAATATGGGGATCAAGTCGGCAAGCTTAAGATTTCTTCTACCGGCCAATTCCAAATAAATTGTGAATGCTCTGCACCTTCAACCTGCGAGGAAG TGGGGGTGTTAGAAGAAATTGGCAAATTGACACCAGAGGAATTCGAGAAGCATTCAAGGGAGAAAGAGGGGGGACCTAGAAAGTGGAAGAGCAATATTTGGGTAACAATCAAGGGCAAGAAAGTCCCACTTTGGAAATCAGGGCTGATGAGATACTACAAGCATGCCTCCAATGAAGGCAAATTGGGTTCAAGCAGTCGGCGTAGAGGGACTTTTCACAGGGATGAATTTCTACTTTGCTCCAAGTGTAAGAAAGAACGCAGGTTTCGCCTGCGAACGAAACAAGAGTGCAAAGCCTTCCATTATGCCTCCATGATTAAGAAGTGGAAATGCTCTGATCATCCATACGACAA AATAAAATgtggtgatgaagaagaaagagcaAGTCGAAAAAGCTGTAGGGGTTGTCCTCGTACATCAACATGCAAGGGTTGCACATGTTGTGTGTGTCTTGGGTGTCTCAGATGCCGCTACTTGGACTGCAACTGCCGCATCTGTGTTGATTTCATGCAGAATGCCCAACCATGA
- the LOC117623806 gene encoding uncharacterized protein YnbB-like isoform X3, producing the protein MMWALSCATSAYPMLTLRASLPMATTRSCSPVSVPTNHHYHQKDSPFVPEVAEAVDSLYSEFRAVDNLVAHNTTRVLKAFQNARVGSHHFAGCTGYGHDEAGGREALDQAFAEIVGAESSIVRSQFFSGTHAITCALFAFLRPGDELLAVAGPPYDTLEEVIGKRDSHGMGSLIDFGVKYREVPLAENGGLDWDALMHALRPETKCALIQRSCGYSWRRSLSVDEIKRAIKIIKTQNPNCLVMVDNCYGEFVESIEPPMVGADLIAGSLIKNPGGTIAPCGGYVAGKEKWVKAAAARLSAPGLGVDCGSTPGDIMRAFFQGLFLSPQMVGEAIKGTLLVAEVMASKGYKVQPLPRVPRHDTVQAIQLGSRERLLAFCEAVQRSSPVGSFTRPIAGDLC; encoded by the exons ATGATGTGGGCCTTATCCTGCGCCACGTCTGCTTATCCTATGCTCACTCTCCGAGCTTCTTTACCCATGGCTACTACTCGTTCATGCTCTCCAGTCTCAGTCCCTACCAATCACCATTATCATCAGAAAGACTCTCCTTTTGTTCCAGAG GTTGCGGAAGCAGTGGACTCCTTGTATTCAGAGTTCAGAGCCGTGGATAATTTGGTGGCACACAATACAACCCGTGTTCTCAAAGCTTTCCAGAATGCTCGAGTTGGATCtcat CACTTCGCCGGATGCACTGGCTATGGTCATGATGAAGCCGGGGGACGTGAAGCGCTTGACCAAGCTTTTGCAGAAATTGTTGGGGCTGAATCTTCTATAGTTCGCTCACAG TTTTTTTCAGGAACTCATGCTATAACCTGTGCTTTATTTGCTTTTCTAAGGCCGGGGGATGAG CTTTTGGCAGTTGCTGGTCCTCCCTATGACACGCTAGAGGAAGTTATTGGAAAGAGAGACTCTCATGGGATGGGATCCTTGATAGATTTTGGTGTGAAATACCGTGAAGTTCCA CTTGCTGAAAATGGTGGCCTTGACTGGGATGCGCTTATGCATGCTTTGAGACCTGAAACAAAATGTGCACTCATACAGAGGTCATGTGGTTATTCATGGCGTCGGAGTTTAAGTGTAGATGAGATAAAGCGAGCAATTAAGATAATTAAG ACGCAGAATCCTAATTGCTTGGTCATGGTTGATAATTGTTATGGTGAATTTGTGGAAAGCATTGAACCTCCAATGGTG GGTGCAGATTTAATTGCTGGCAGTTTGATAAAAAATCCTGGTGGAACTATAGCACCATGCGGAGGATATGTTGCagggaaagaaaaatgggtaaaagcagcagcagctcGTTTATCTGCACCTGGCCTTGGAGTTGATTGCGGCTCAACTCCTGGTGACATTATGCGAGCATTTTTCCAGGGTTTGTTCCTCTCACCTCAAATGGTAGGCGAAGCTATCAAG GGTACACTCCTAGTTGCTGAAGTTATGGCATCCAAAGGGTATAAGGTGCAGCCACTTCCTCGTGTTCCTCGTCATGACACAGTACAG GCCATACAGCTTGGAAGCCGGGAGCGTCTTCTTGCTTTCTGTGAGGCTGTACAGAGAAGCTCCCCAGTAGGTTCATTTACTAGACCAATTGCCG GTGATCTTTGCTGA
- the LOC117623806 gene encoding uncharacterized protein YnbB-like isoform X1, with translation MMWALSCATSAYPMLTLRASLPMATTRSCSPVSVPTNHHYHQKDSPFVPEVAEAVDSLYSEFRAVDNLVAHNTTRVLKAFQNARVGSHHFAGCTGYGHDEAGGREALDQAFAEIVGAESSIVRSQFFSGTHAITCALFAFLRPGDELLAVAGPPYDTLEEVIGKRDSHGMGSLIDFGVKYREVPLAENGGLDWDALMHALRPETKCALIQRSCGYSWRRSLSVDEIKRAIKIIKTQNPNCLVMVDNCYGEFVESIEPPMVGADLIAGSLIKNPGGTIAPCGGYVAGKEKWVKAAAARLSAPGLGVDCGSTPGDIMRAFFQGLFLSPQMVGEAIKGTLLVAEVMASKGYKVQPLPRVPRHDTVQAIQLGSRERLLAFCEAVQRSSPVGSFTRPIAGTTPGYASEVIFADGTFIDGSTSELSCDGPLREPFAVFCQGGSHWTQWGLVLGEVLKAI, from the exons ATGATGTGGGCCTTATCCTGCGCCACGTCTGCTTATCCTATGCTCACTCTCCGAGCTTCTTTACCCATGGCTACTACTCGTTCATGCTCTCCAGTCTCAGTCCCTACCAATCACCATTATCATCAGAAAGACTCTCCTTTTGTTCCAGAG GTTGCGGAAGCAGTGGACTCCTTGTATTCAGAGTTCAGAGCCGTGGATAATTTGGTGGCACACAATACAACCCGTGTTCTCAAAGCTTTCCAGAATGCTCGAGTTGGATCtcat CACTTCGCCGGATGCACTGGCTATGGTCATGATGAAGCCGGGGGACGTGAAGCGCTTGACCAAGCTTTTGCAGAAATTGTTGGGGCTGAATCTTCTATAGTTCGCTCACAG TTTTTTTCAGGAACTCATGCTATAACCTGTGCTTTATTTGCTTTTCTAAGGCCGGGGGATGAG CTTTTGGCAGTTGCTGGTCCTCCCTATGACACGCTAGAGGAAGTTATTGGAAAGAGAGACTCTCATGGGATGGGATCCTTGATAGATTTTGGTGTGAAATACCGTGAAGTTCCA CTTGCTGAAAATGGTGGCCTTGACTGGGATGCGCTTATGCATGCTTTGAGACCTGAAACAAAATGTGCACTCATACAGAGGTCATGTGGTTATTCATGGCGTCGGAGTTTAAGTGTAGATGAGATAAAGCGAGCAATTAAGATAATTAAG ACGCAGAATCCTAATTGCTTGGTCATGGTTGATAATTGTTATGGTGAATTTGTGGAAAGCATTGAACCTCCAATGGTG GGTGCAGATTTAATTGCTGGCAGTTTGATAAAAAATCCTGGTGGAACTATAGCACCATGCGGAGGATATGTTGCagggaaagaaaaatgggtaaaagcagcagcagctcGTTTATCTGCACCTGGCCTTGGAGTTGATTGCGGCTCAACTCCTGGTGACATTATGCGAGCATTTTTCCAGGGTTTGTTCCTCTCACCTCAAATGGTAGGCGAAGCTATCAAG GGTACACTCCTAGTTGCTGAAGTTATGGCATCCAAAGGGTATAAGGTGCAGCCACTTCCTCGTGTTCCTCGTCATGACACAGTACAG GCCATACAGCTTGGAAGCCGGGAGCGTCTTCTTGCTTTCTGTGAGGCTGTACAGAGAAGCTCCCCAGTAGGTTCATTTACTAGACCAATTGCCGGTACAACTCCTGGATATGCATCAGAG GTGATCTTTGCTGATGGGACCTTCATTGATGGGAGTACGAGTGAGCTTTCATGTGATGGACCATTAAGAGAGCCATTTGCTGTATTTTGCCAG GGCGGCTCCCATTGGACTCAGTGGGGACTAGTTCTTGGAGAGGTTTTAAAAGCCATATGA
- the LOC117623806 gene encoding uncharacterized protein YnbB-like isoform X2 — protein sequence MMWALSCATSAYPMLTLRASLPMATTRSCSPVSVPTNHHYHQKDSPFVPEVAEAVDSLYSEFRAVDNLVAHNTTRVLKAFQNARVGSHHFAGCTGYGHDEAGGREALDQAFAEIVGAESSIVRSQFFSGTHAITCALFAFLRPGDELLAVAGPPYDTLEEVIGKRDSHGMGSLIDFGVKYREVPLAENGGLDWDALMHALRPETKCALIQRSCGYSWRRSLSVDEIKRAIKIIKTQNPNCLVMVDNCYGEFVESIEPPMVGADLIAGSLIKNPGGTIAPCGGYVAGKEKWVKAAAARLSAPGLGVDCGSTPGDIMRAFFQGLFLSPQMVGEAIKGTLLVAEVMASKGYKVQPLPRVPRHDTVQAIQLGSRERLLAFCEAVQRSSPVGSFTRPIAGTTPGYASELSCIR from the exons ATGATGTGGGCCTTATCCTGCGCCACGTCTGCTTATCCTATGCTCACTCTCCGAGCTTCTTTACCCATGGCTACTACTCGTTCATGCTCTCCAGTCTCAGTCCCTACCAATCACCATTATCATCAGAAAGACTCTCCTTTTGTTCCAGAG GTTGCGGAAGCAGTGGACTCCTTGTATTCAGAGTTCAGAGCCGTGGATAATTTGGTGGCACACAATACAACCCGTGTTCTCAAAGCTTTCCAGAATGCTCGAGTTGGATCtcat CACTTCGCCGGATGCACTGGCTATGGTCATGATGAAGCCGGGGGACGTGAAGCGCTTGACCAAGCTTTTGCAGAAATTGTTGGGGCTGAATCTTCTATAGTTCGCTCACAG TTTTTTTCAGGAACTCATGCTATAACCTGTGCTTTATTTGCTTTTCTAAGGCCGGGGGATGAG CTTTTGGCAGTTGCTGGTCCTCCCTATGACACGCTAGAGGAAGTTATTGGAAAGAGAGACTCTCATGGGATGGGATCCTTGATAGATTTTGGTGTGAAATACCGTGAAGTTCCA CTTGCTGAAAATGGTGGCCTTGACTGGGATGCGCTTATGCATGCTTTGAGACCTGAAACAAAATGTGCACTCATACAGAGGTCATGTGGTTATTCATGGCGTCGGAGTTTAAGTGTAGATGAGATAAAGCGAGCAATTAAGATAATTAAG ACGCAGAATCCTAATTGCTTGGTCATGGTTGATAATTGTTATGGTGAATTTGTGGAAAGCATTGAACCTCCAATGGTG GGTGCAGATTTAATTGCTGGCAGTTTGATAAAAAATCCTGGTGGAACTATAGCACCATGCGGAGGATATGTTGCagggaaagaaaaatgggtaaaagcagcagcagctcGTTTATCTGCACCTGGCCTTGGAGTTGATTGCGGCTCAACTCCTGGTGACATTATGCGAGCATTTTTCCAGGGTTTGTTCCTCTCACCTCAAATGGTAGGCGAAGCTATCAAG GGTACACTCCTAGTTGCTGAAGTTATGGCATCCAAAGGGTATAAGGTGCAGCCACTTCCTCGTGTTCCTCGTCATGACACAGTACAG GCCATACAGCTTGGAAGCCGGGAGCGTCTTCTTGCTTTCTGTGAGGCTGTACAGAGAAGCTCCCCAGTAGGTTCATTTACTAGACCAATTGCCGGTACAACTCCTGGATATGCATCAGAG TTGTCATGTATCAGGTGA
- the LOC117623806 gene encoding uncharacterized protein YnbB-like isoform X4: protein MMWALSCATSAYPMLTLRASLPMATTRSCSPVSVPTNHHYHQKDSPFVPEVAEAVDSLYSEFRAVDNLVAHNTTRVLKAFQNARVGSHHFAGCTGYGHDEAGGREALDQAFAEIVGAESSIVRSQFFSGTHAITCALFAFLRPGDELLAVAGPPYDTLEEVIGKRDSHGMGSLIDFGVKYREVPLAENGGLDWDALMHALRPETKCALIQRSCGYSWRRSLSVDEIKRAIKIIKTQNPNCLVMVDNCYGEFVESIEPPMVGADLIAGSLIKNPGGTIAPCGGYVAGKEKWVKAAAARLSAPGLGVDCGSTPGDIMRAFFQGLFLSPQMVGEAIKGTLLVAEVMASKGYKVQPLPRVPRHDTVQFWLAD from the exons ATGATGTGGGCCTTATCCTGCGCCACGTCTGCTTATCCTATGCTCACTCTCCGAGCTTCTTTACCCATGGCTACTACTCGTTCATGCTCTCCAGTCTCAGTCCCTACCAATCACCATTATCATCAGAAAGACTCTCCTTTTGTTCCAGAG GTTGCGGAAGCAGTGGACTCCTTGTATTCAGAGTTCAGAGCCGTGGATAATTTGGTGGCACACAATACAACCCGTGTTCTCAAAGCTTTCCAGAATGCTCGAGTTGGATCtcat CACTTCGCCGGATGCACTGGCTATGGTCATGATGAAGCCGGGGGACGTGAAGCGCTTGACCAAGCTTTTGCAGAAATTGTTGGGGCTGAATCTTCTATAGTTCGCTCACAG TTTTTTTCAGGAACTCATGCTATAACCTGTGCTTTATTTGCTTTTCTAAGGCCGGGGGATGAG CTTTTGGCAGTTGCTGGTCCTCCCTATGACACGCTAGAGGAAGTTATTGGAAAGAGAGACTCTCATGGGATGGGATCCTTGATAGATTTTGGTGTGAAATACCGTGAAGTTCCA CTTGCTGAAAATGGTGGCCTTGACTGGGATGCGCTTATGCATGCTTTGAGACCTGAAACAAAATGTGCACTCATACAGAGGTCATGTGGTTATTCATGGCGTCGGAGTTTAAGTGTAGATGAGATAAAGCGAGCAATTAAGATAATTAAG ACGCAGAATCCTAATTGCTTGGTCATGGTTGATAATTGTTATGGTGAATTTGTGGAAAGCATTGAACCTCCAATGGTG GGTGCAGATTTAATTGCTGGCAGTTTGATAAAAAATCCTGGTGGAACTATAGCACCATGCGGAGGATATGTTGCagggaaagaaaaatgggtaaaagcagcagcagctcGTTTATCTGCACCTGGCCTTGGAGTTGATTGCGGCTCAACTCCTGGTGACATTATGCGAGCATTTTTCCAGGGTTTGTTCCTCTCACCTCAAATGGTAGGCGAAGCTATCAAG GGTACACTCCTAGTTGCTGAAGTTATGGCATCCAAAGGGTATAAGGTGCAGCCACTTCCTCGTGTTCCTCGTCATGACACAGTACAG TTTTGGTTAGCTGATTGA